From Hyphomicrobiales bacterium 4NK60-0047b, the proteins below share one genomic window:
- the lysA gene encoding diaminopimelate decarboxylase: MRHFSYINGALHAENVALTTIAKEVGTPFYCYSSATLERHYQVFDQAFANVDHLVCYAIKANSNQAVIKTLANQGAGMDVVSEGELHRALQAGVSPRKICFSGVGKTKEEMAAALNANILSFNIESEPELHTLSEVAEGLGKTASIAIRVNPDVDAKTHAKISTGKAENKFGIPFERARDIYAIAAKLPGLEPHGVHMHIGSQITDLTPFDNAFRLMRELVTDLRADGHKITHIDLGGGLGIPYEEDAKDPPHPNDYAAIIEKAIGDLDATLIFEPGRLIAGNAGILVSKVLYLKKGAAKDFLIVDAAMNDLIRPTLYEAYHQIMPINESQNNGTKTLMDVVGPVCETGDFLAENRQMPEFAPDDLIAVMSAGAYGAVQACTYNSRLTIPEVMVKEEDYAVIRPRPTYEDLINLDQLPNWID; the protein is encoded by the coding sequence ATGCGCCACTTTTCATACATAAATGGTGCGCTACACGCTGAAAATGTGGCCCTGACAACCATCGCAAAAGAAGTTGGGACCCCCTTTTATTGCTATTCAAGCGCAACGCTAGAACGTCATTATCAAGTTTTTGACCAAGCATTTGCAAATGTTGATCATCTCGTTTGTTACGCAATCAAAGCAAACTCCAATCAAGCAGTTATTAAAACCCTGGCCAATCAGGGCGCTGGCATGGATGTCGTCTCTGAAGGCGAATTGCACCGTGCCTTACAAGCAGGTGTCAGCCCAAGAAAAATCTGTTTTTCAGGTGTTGGTAAAACCAAAGAAGAAATGGCCGCCGCTTTAAACGCCAATATTCTAAGTTTCAACATCGAATCTGAGCCAGAGCTTCACACTCTAAGTGAAGTAGCTGAAGGGCTTGGTAAAACAGCTAGCATTGCCATTCGCGTAAACCCAGATGTTGATGCCAAAACTCATGCAAAAATTTCAACAGGAAAAGCTGAAAACAAATTCGGCATTCCCTTTGAAAGAGCCAGAGATATTTACGCAATTGCTGCAAAATTACCTGGGCTAGAGCCACATGGTGTTCACATGCACATTGGCAGCCAAATTACAGATTTGACACCCTTTGACAATGCCTTTCGCCTCATGCGAGAACTCGTAACAGACCTTCGTGCAGATGGACATAAAATCACACACATAGATCTAGGCGGCGGTCTTGGCATTCCTTACGAGGAAGACGCAAAAGACCCACCGCATCCAAATGATTATGCAGCAATTATTGAAAAAGCCATTGGTGACCTTGATGCCACGCTCATTTTTGAACCTGGTCGTCTGATTGCAGGCAATGCCGGTATTTTGGTCTCTAAAGTTCTTTACCTGAAAAAAGGTGCCGCAAAAGACTTCCTCATTGTTGACGCAGCTATGAATGACCTCATACGCCCAACTTTGTACGAAGCTTATCACCAAATTATGCCCATTAATGAAAGCCAAAATAATGGCACAAAAACTTTAATGGATGTCGTTGGTCCCGTATGTGAAACCGGTGATTTTTTAGCTGAAAACCGCCAAATGCCTGAATTTGCCCCAGATGACCTCATTGCAGTTATGTCTGCTGGTGCTTATGGTGCTGTCCAGGCCTGCACATATAATAGCCGTTTAACCATCCCAGAAGTCATGGTTAAGGAAGAAGACTACGCAGTTATTCGCCCACGCCCAACTTATGAGGACCTTATAAACTTGGATCAATTACCAAATTGGATTGATTAA
- a CDS encoding TIGR02302 family protein, producing MAKKLRWTKIAIFFERLWIKLWAPFIVISLFFILTLFHFWPLLSPLMHRLSLALFAMAFIASFYPLLSLRSPKDKEALKRLDEHSTLPHQPAQAFKDKLEPNLKTQSNKQTEAIWLHFKNRLVEKIKQLKVRPPQPETYKQDPYALRMVLMLAVACGLFFQGGNLKSLIANAVTLPPMINTSNLRVDAWVTPPSYTGKAPILIADGGKNAKVKTTTNSGKPGSKKNAFTVPQNSTLTIRINGSEAKHVEIESSNSLLKSQKLEPQSSSLKLTSGQTDKRKNTKEFHLKLTEEGPVKLTIDTIPLKDWRFEIIADNPPIIGLVELPAPAQSRALKLKYRVADDYGVLEAKAHLKEIFNKEKSDTSVVSKKDRPLGSPMEYPLNLKEQGTKSSEGTTFKDLTDHPWAGLPITLYLSAKDEGENLSNSPEINIVLPEYQFTKPIAKNIIRLRKQLIMTPSESPLLSQLLHTLLNNKKPFEKDLTLYLGLKVTAARLETARTRKEKEALSKLLYQLARHAEDGDLSAAERELRTAQEELRKALQDNAPNQEIQKRIDNLRKALQKYMQALAKQQQKQNQQAQNEQQNQKQNSKNISPEDFEQMLKTIEELSKSGAKDLARQMLSQLQNMLENLQTGKKQNQQQQNKAAKNLEELGKILQEQQKLMDKTFEQNRQQNRRNADRNQQQRQNQQPGNQNQRQNGQPNGAQELDKQQQALRQQLQKLMRELEKSRQGQERPGQGNKRANGAPLENADRAMQRAEELLKRKELGNALSQEGQALDQLRKGIQQMAKEMQGMSGNGGSQKRSGKDPLGRPQSTKGMDTSESTKVPDKIDIQRAREILRNLQEKLSDPNRPAPEIDYIERLIKRF from the coding sequence TTGGCCAAAAAGCTACGTTGGACCAAAATCGCTATTTTCTTTGAACGCTTATGGATAAAACTTTGGGCTCCCTTTATTGTTATCTCACTTTTTTTTATTCTCACTCTCTTTCACTTCTGGCCACTTCTTTCCCCTCTTATGCATCGCTTAAGTTTGGCTCTTTTTGCAATGGCCTTCATAGCTAGCTTTTATCCTCTTTTATCTCTGCGTTCCCCCAAAGATAAAGAAGCCCTAAAAAGACTGGATGAACATTCAACACTTCCTCACCAACCAGCACAAGCTTTTAAAGATAAATTAGAACCAAACCTTAAAACACAATCAAATAAGCAAACTGAAGCCATTTGGCTTCACTTCAAAAACCGGCTCGTAGAAAAGATCAAACAACTCAAAGTACGCCCTCCTCAACCAGAAACTTACAAGCAAGACCCCTATGCCTTAAGAATGGTCTTGATGCTAGCTGTCGCGTGCGGCCTCTTTTTCCAGGGCGGAAATTTAAAATCACTCATTGCAAATGCAGTAACCCTGCCTCCAATGATCAACACATCAAACCTTAGAGTTGATGCATGGGTAACACCGCCATCTTATACGGGCAAAGCCCCTATCCTGATCGCTGATGGCGGTAAAAACGCCAAAGTTAAAACCACAACAAACTCTGGCAAACCTGGTTCAAAGAAAAATGCTTTCACAGTACCTCAAAACTCAACATTAACAATCCGCATTAATGGCAGTGAAGCAAAACACGTAGAAATAGAAAGCTCAAACAGCCTTTTAAAATCACAAAAACTGGAACCCCAAAGCTCTTCTCTTAAATTAACATCGGGACAAACTGACAAACGAAAGAATACAAAAGAATTTCACTTAAAACTAACTGAAGAAGGTCCTGTAAAGCTCACCATAGACACGATCCCCTTAAAGGATTGGCGCTTTGAAATCATAGCTGACAATCCACCAATCATCGGCCTGGTCGAGCTACCTGCACCGGCACAAAGCCGCGCGTTAAAATTAAAATATCGCGTTGCTGATGATTATGGCGTGCTCGAAGCTAAAGCTCATCTGAAAGAAATTTTCAATAAAGAAAAATCTGACACAAGTGTGGTTTCAAAAAAAGATCGCCCTCTAGGCTCACCAATGGAATACCCCCTAAACCTTAAAGAGCAAGGTACAAAATCAAGTGAAGGTACAACCTTCAAAGATCTCACAGACCATCCATGGGCAGGCTTACCAATTACCCTTTATCTTTCTGCCAAAGACGAAGGTGAAAATCTATCCAATAGCCCCGAGATAAATATTGTTTTACCTGAATACCAATTCACAAAACCAATAGCCAAAAACATCATCCGCTTACGCAAGCAATTGATCATGACACCATCAGAAAGTCCCCTACTTTCACAATTGCTGCACACTCTTTTAAATAATAAAAAACCGTTTGAAAAAGACCTAACGCTTTATTTAGGCCTTAAAGTAACAGCAGCTCGCCTAGAAACAGCTAGAACAAGAAAAGAAAAAGAAGCTCTCTCAAAACTCTTGTACCAATTAGCCCGTCATGCTGAAGATGGTGACCTTTCTGCAGCTGAACGCGAATTAAGAACCGCACAAGAAGAATTGCGCAAGGCATTACAAGACAATGCACCAAATCAAGAAATACAAAAGCGCATTGATAACTTAAGAAAAGCACTGCAAAAATACATGCAAGCTTTGGCAAAACAACAGCAAAAACAAAACCAACAAGCCCAAAACGAACAGCAAAACCAGAAACAAAATTCAAAGAATATAAGCCCTGAAGATTTTGAGCAAATGCTCAAAACCATAGAAGAACTATCCAAATCAGGTGCAAAAGACTTAGCTCGCCAAATGCTAAGTCAGTTACAAAATATGTTAGAAAATTTACAAACAGGTAAAAAACAAAACCAACAACAACAAAACAAAGCCGCCAAAAATTTAGAAGAATTGGGAAAAATCCTTCAAGAACAACAAAAACTGATGGATAAAACCTTTGAACAAAATAGACAACAAAATCGCCGCAATGCAGATCGCAATCAGCAACAAAGACAAAACCAACAACCAGGCAATCAAAACCAAAGACAAAATGGACAACCAAATGGAGCTCAAGAGCTAGATAAACAACAGCAAGCCCTTCGCCAGCAATTACAAAAACTAATGAGAGAGCTCGAAAAATCGAGACAAGGACAAGAAAGACCCGGTCAAGGCAACAAACGCGCAAATGGCGCACCTTTGGAAAATGCTGATCGTGCAATGCAAAGAGCTGAAGAATTGTTAAAGCGAAAAGAATTAGGTAATGCTCTAAGCCAGGAAGGCCAAGCCTTAGACCAATTACGAAAAGGCATCCAACAGATGGCCAAAGAAATGCAAGGCATGTCTGGAAATGGCGGAAGCCAAAAGAGAAGCGGTAAAGATCCTCTTGGTCGTCCTCAAAGCACAAAAGGCATGGACACAAGTGAAAGCACAAAAGTACCAGATAAAATAGATATCCAGCGAGCACGGGAAATCTTAAGAAACTTGCAGGAAAAATTGAGCGACCCTAATCGCCCAGCTCCAGAAATCGATTATATTGAAAGATTAATCAAAAGGTTTTAG